A genomic window from Micromonospora sp. WMMA1947 includes:
- a CDS encoding phosphatidylinositol mannoside acyltransferase codes for MNLTEAGFVAGWRLVRALPRPVAVAAFRAGADRAHRKDGGGTRRLRANLRRVVGPELPDAELDALVREGLRSYARYWMEAFRLPGLSRAEILAGFRLDGQELLAADVAAGRGAVVALPHAGNWDAAGAWVAATGWPMTTVAERLPDGVYERFVGFREGLGMEILPNTGGPRPAFDVLVDRLRAGYVVPLLADRDLSARGVEVDFFGGRTRMPAGPAMLAIRTGAPLYVASMWYEPDAACASIEGPLPLPDPDSAPLDARVRAVTQRIADGLAAGIARHPQDWHMLQRMWLDQSRDGTPTSAAPPATTGTV; via the coding sequence GTGAACCTCACCGAGGCGGGCTTCGTCGCGGGCTGGCGCCTGGTCCGGGCGCTGCCCCGGCCCGTCGCGGTCGCGGCCTTCCGGGCGGGCGCCGACCGCGCCCACCGCAAGGACGGCGGGGGTACGCGTCGACTGCGCGCCAACCTGCGCCGGGTGGTCGGCCCGGAACTGCCCGACGCGGAGCTGGACGCGCTGGTGCGCGAGGGCCTGCGCTCGTACGCCCGGTACTGGATGGAGGCGTTCCGGCTGCCGGGCCTGAGTCGCGCCGAGATCCTCGCCGGGTTCCGCCTGGACGGGCAGGAACTGCTCGCCGCCGACGTGGCGGCCGGGCGCGGTGCCGTGGTGGCGCTGCCGCACGCCGGGAACTGGGACGCGGCGGGCGCCTGGGTGGCTGCCACCGGCTGGCCGATGACCACGGTGGCCGAGCGGCTCCCGGACGGCGTGTACGAGCGGTTCGTCGGGTTCCGGGAAGGGCTGGGGATGGAGATCCTGCCCAACACCGGCGGCCCGCGTCCCGCCTTCGACGTGCTGGTGGACCGGCTGCGCGCCGGTTACGTGGTGCCCCTGCTCGCCGACCGGGACCTGTCCGCCCGGGGCGTGGAGGTCGACTTCTTCGGCGGGCGGACCCGGATGCCGGCCGGGCCGGCGATGCTGGCCATCCGCACCGGAGCCCCGCTCTACGTGGCCTCGATGTGGTACGAGCCGGACGCGGCCTGCGCCTCGATCGAGGGCCCGCTGCCGCTGCCGGATCCGGACAGCGCCCCGCTGGACGCCCGCGTCCGCGCGGTGACGCAGCGGATTGCCGACGGTCTGGCGGCGGGCATCGCCCGGCATCCGCAAGACTGGCACATGTTGCAGCGGATGTGGCTGGACCAGAGCCGGGACGGTACGCCCACGTCGGCGGCGCCGCCGGCCACCACCGGGACGGTCTAG
- a CDS encoding glycosyltransferase family 4 protein produces MRIGIVCPYSFDVPGGVQNHVMDLAEALLGLGHEVSVLAPADEDSALPPYVVSAGRAVPLPYNGSVARIAFGPVSTARVRRWITRGDFDVLHVHEPLTPSLSMLAVLCARGPVVATFHTAMTRSRVLSAAQGALQIVLERITARIAVSALARKVQVEHMDGGAVEIPNGVAVAKFAGVPPLPGWPGECAPGTGGTLGFLGRFTEPRKGFPILRDAFVALAPHRPGLRLLVAGPGDADELYGRFPAGLRDRVTFLGLVSEADKARMLRSVHLYVAPNTGGESFGMILTEALAAGTTVVASDLDAFRRVLDGGRAGLLFPTGDAAALAGALSGLLDDDGRRAGLTACGDQVVANFDWPVVARRVLEVYAAAIEATDGRVMDQEWAGLG; encoded by the coding sequence GTGCGTATCGGCATCGTGTGCCCGTACTCGTTCGACGTGCCGGGCGGCGTGCAGAACCACGTCATGGACCTGGCCGAGGCGCTGCTCGGGCTCGGCCACGAGGTGAGCGTCCTGGCGCCCGCCGACGAGGACTCGGCGCTGCCGCCGTACGTGGTGTCGGCCGGCCGGGCGGTGCCGCTGCCGTACAACGGGTCGGTGGCCCGGATCGCGTTCGGCCCGGTCTCCACGGCCCGGGTGCGGCGCTGGATCACCCGGGGCGACTTCGACGTGCTGCACGTGCACGAGCCGCTCACGCCGAGCCTGTCGATGCTGGCGGTGCTCTGCGCCCGCGGCCCGGTGGTGGCGACGTTCCACACCGCGATGACCCGCTCCCGGGTGCTGTCGGCCGCGCAGGGCGCGCTGCAGATCGTGCTGGAACGGATCACCGCCCGGATCGCGGTCAGCGCGCTGGCCCGCAAGGTGCAGGTCGAGCACATGGACGGCGGCGCGGTGGAGATCCCCAACGGGGTGGCGGTGGCGAAGTTCGCCGGGGTGCCGCCGCTGCCGGGCTGGCCGGGGGAGTGCGCCCCGGGCACCGGCGGCACGCTGGGGTTCCTGGGCCGGTTCACCGAGCCGCGCAAGGGCTTCCCGATCCTGCGGGACGCGTTCGTCGCGCTCGCGCCGCACCGCCCGGGACTGCGGCTGCTGGTCGCCGGGCCGGGTGACGCCGACGAGCTGTACGGGCGGTTCCCGGCCGGCCTGCGCGACCGGGTCACGTTCCTCGGCCTGGTCTCCGAGGCGGACAAGGCACGCATGCTGCGCAGCGTGCACCTCTACGTCGCACCGAACACCGGAGGGGAGTCCTTCGGGATGATCCTCACCGAGGCGCTGGCCGCCGGCACGACAGTGGTCGCCAGTGACCTGGACGCGTTCCGCCGGGTGCTCGACGGCGGACGGGCCGGCCTGCTGTTCCCGACCGGCGACGCGGCCGCGCTGGCCGGCGCGCTGTCCGGACTGCTCGACGACGACGGGCGCCGCGCCGGGCTGACCGCCTGCGGCGACCAGGTGGTGGCGAATTTCGACTGGCCCGTGGTTGCCCGCCGCGTTCTGGAGGTATACGCAGCCGCGATCGAGGCCACCGACGGCCGGGTCATGGACCAGGAGTGGGCGGGTCTGGGCTGA
- the pdxS gene encoding pyridoxal 5'-phosphate synthase lyase subunit PdxS, whose protein sequence is MSESAAPTTATAVGTARVKRGMAEMLKGGVIMDVVTPEQAKIAEDAGAVAVMALERVPADIRAQGGVSRMSDPDMIDGIISAVSIPVMAKARIGHFVEAQILQALGVDYVDESEVLTPADYANHIDKWAFTVPFVCGATNLGEALRRITEGAAMIRSKGEAGTGDVSNATTHMRKIRQEIRRLQSLPDDELYVAAKELQAPYELVKEVAEQGKLPVVLFTAGGIATPADAAMMMQLGAEGVFVGSGIFKSGNPAQRAAAIVKATTFHDDPDVLAKVSRGLGEAMVGINVDEIPQPHRLAERGW, encoded by the coding sequence GTGTCTGAATCCGCAGCCCCGACCACCGCCACCGCCGTCGGCACCGCCCGCGTCAAGCGCGGCATGGCCGAGATGCTCAAGGGCGGTGTGATCATGGACGTGGTCACCCCCGAGCAGGCGAAGATCGCCGAGGACGCCGGCGCTGTCGCCGTGATGGCCCTGGAGCGCGTACCGGCCGACATCCGCGCGCAGGGCGGCGTGTCCCGGATGAGCGACCCGGACATGATCGACGGCATCATCTCCGCCGTCTCGATCCCGGTGATGGCCAAGGCCCGTATCGGCCACTTCGTCGAGGCGCAGATCCTGCAGGCGCTCGGCGTCGACTACGTCGACGAGTCCGAGGTGCTGACCCCGGCCGACTACGCCAACCACATCGACAAGTGGGCGTTCACCGTCCCGTTCGTGTGCGGCGCGACGAACCTGGGCGAGGCGCTGCGCCGGATCACCGAGGGCGCCGCGATGATCCGCTCGAAGGGCGAGGCGGGCACCGGCGACGTCTCCAACGCCACCACCCACATGCGCAAGATCCGGCAGGAGATCCGCCGGCTCCAGTCGCTGCCCGACGACGAGCTGTACGTCGCGGCCAAGGAGCTGCAGGCCCCGTACGAGCTGGTCAAGGAGGTCGCCGAGCAGGGCAAGCTGCCGGTCGTGCTGTTCACCGCGGGCGGCATCGCGACCCCCGCCGACGCGGCCATGATGATGCAGCTCGGCGCCGAGGGCGTCTTCGTCGGCTCGGGCATCTTCAAGTCCGGCAACCCGGCGCAGCGGGCCGCCGCCATCGTCAAGGCCACCACGTTCCACGACGACCCGGACGTGCTCGCGAAGGTGTCCCGTGGCCTGGGCGAGGCGATGGTCGGCATCAACGTCGACGAGATCCCCCAGCCGCACCGCCTGGCCGAGCGCGGCTGGTGA
- the pdxT gene encoding pyridoxal 5'-phosphate synthase glutaminase subunit PdxT — translation MTVPVIGVLALQGDVREHVAALTGAGADARPVRRPGELDAVDGLVVPGGESTTISKLVDIFEMREPIDKRIAAGMPVYGSCAGLIMLATEVLDGRPDQRGFAGVDMTVRRNAFGRQVDSFEAPVALTGVDGGPFHAVFIRAPWVERVGPDVEVLGRVTDGPAADRIVAVRQGNLLATSFHPELTGDLRLHRHFVELVRAAS, via the coding sequence GTGACCGTACCCGTGATCGGCGTGCTCGCGCTTCAGGGCGACGTACGCGAGCATGTCGCGGCGTTGACCGGCGCGGGCGCCGACGCCCGGCCGGTGCGGCGGCCGGGCGAGCTGGACGCGGTCGACGGCCTGGTGGTCCCCGGCGGCGAGTCGACCACGATCAGCAAGCTGGTGGACATCTTCGAGATGCGCGAGCCGATCGACAAGCGCATCGCCGCCGGCATGCCGGTCTACGGCTCCTGCGCCGGCCTGATCATGCTCGCCACCGAGGTGCTGGACGGACGCCCCGACCAGCGCGGCTTCGCCGGCGTCGACATGACGGTGCGGCGCAACGCGTTCGGCCGTCAGGTCGACTCGTTCGAGGCGCCGGTGGCGCTCACCGGCGTCGACGGCGGTCCGTTCCACGCCGTGTTCATCCGCGCGCCCTGGGTCGAGCGCGTCGGCCCGGACGTCGAGGTGCTGGGCCGGGTGACCGACGGCCCGGCCGCGGACCGGATCGTCGCGGTGCGGCAGGGCAACCTGCTGGCCACCTCGTTCCATCCGGAGCTGACCGGCGACCTGCGGCTGCACCGCCACTTCGTGGAGCTGGTCCGGGCCGCTTCCTGA